Proteins from a genomic interval of Sander vitreus isolate 19-12246 chromosome 6, sanVit1, whole genome shotgun sequence:
- the LOC144519884 gene encoding secretagogin-like codes for MDTAFKNLDAAGFLEIWQHFDADDNGYIEGKELDDFFVHMMKKLGHQEKATEERVQRLKQRFMSAYDVTADGKLQIEELANMILPEDENFLLVFRREAPLDNSVEFIKIWRKYDVDCSGYISARELKAFLKDLFQQHPKEVSSDKLEEYTDTMMKIFDKNKDGCLDLNDMARILALEENFLLKFEMDACSKEERKRDFEKIFNHYDVSKTGALEGPEVDGFVKDMMELVRPNLTIPELDKLRGILLRHCDVNKDGKIQRNELALCLGVRHKLS; via the exons ATGGACACTGCTTTTAAAAACCTGGATGCAGCTGGTTTCCTGGAAATCTGGCAACACTTTGATGCAGATG ATAATGGCTACATTGAGGGCAAAGAGCTTGATGACTTTTTCGTTCACATGATGAAGAAACTGGGTCATCAG GAGAAAGCGACTGAAGAGAGAGTCCAGAGACTGAAGCAAAGGTTTATGTCTGCCTATGATGTCACTGCTGATGGGAAACTACAGATTGAGGAG TTGGCCAATATGATCCTCCCTGAAGATGAGAACTTCCTCTTAGTTTTCCGCAGAGAAGCTCCTCTGGACAACAGTGTTGAATTCATTAAG ATATGGCGGAAGTACGATGTTGACTGCAGCGGCTACATATCAGCTCGGGAGCTCAAG GCTTTCCTGAAAGACCTGTTCCAACAGCATCCCAAGGAAGTGTCATCTGATAAACTGGAGGAGTACACAGACACAATG ATGAAaatctttgacaaaaacaaggaTGGCTGTTTGGATTTGAACGACATGGCCAG GATCTTGGCTTTAGAGGAGAATTTCCTGCTGAAGTTCGAGATGGAT GCCTGCAgtaaagaggagagaaagagagactttgAGAAGATCTTTAACCATTATGATGTT AGTAAGACAGGAGCGCTGGAGGGTCCTGAGGTGGACGGCTTTGTCAAAGACATGATGGAGCTGGTCAGG CCCAATCTCACAATTCCTGAGCTGGACAAGCTGCGAGGCATTCTGCTGCGTCACTGTGACGTCAACAAGGATGGAAAGATCCAGAGAAATGAGCTGGCTCTTTGTCTGGGAGTCAGACATAAACTTAGTTAG